One segment of Brassica napus cultivar Da-Ae chromosome C3, Da-Ae, whole genome shotgun sequence DNA contains the following:
- the LOC106387551 gene encoding syntaxin-112-like — protein sequence MNDLMTKSFLSYVELKKQAKIDTESERDVEKGELNEEALSAFFAETESIKTLIEEITHLLLELQNLNEETKSTHSAKILRGLRDRMESNIVAVSRKANTAKALIDAVETANRRNGSCADRTRVSITNGVRAKLRETMGEFHRLREMVFADYREDLKRKYFLATGDEPSNEDVEKMISGGLVKTFEVKAEMDLEMKERHEAVNEIKRSLNRLHQVFLDMAVLVETQGDGVDDIEANVAVAGSFVSGGTNSLFYANQMKKKNKKWVVWGSVLGVIILLVCLIAMLASR from the coding sequence atgaatgatctgATGACGAAGTCGTTTCTAAGTTATGTGGAACTCAAGAAACAAGCCAAGATCGATACGGAATCAGAGCGCGACGTCGAGAAAGGCGAACTCAACGAAGAAGCCCTTTCCGCTTTCTTCGCAGAGACCGaatcaatcaaaaccctaatcgaagAGATCACTCATCTCTTGCTCGAACTACAGAACCTAAACGAAGAGACCAAGTCCACGCACAGCGCCAAGATCCTCCGAGGACTGAGAGACAGGATGGAATCCAACATCGTCGCCGTGTCTCGCAAGGCGAACACGGCCAAAGCCCTAATCGACGCCGTCGAGACCGCGAATCGTAGGAACGGATCTTGCGCGGACAGGACGCGTGTCTCGATCACTAACGGTGTTAGGGCGAAGCTGAGAGAGACGATGGGGGAGTTTCATCGGCTGAGGGAGATGGTCTTTGCTGACTACAGAGAAGATCTCAAGAGGAAGTACTTTTTAGCGACTGGTGATGAACCGAGTAACGAGGACGTGGAGAAGATGATATCTGGAGGGCTTGTGAAGACGTTCGAAGTGAAAGCAGAGATGGATTTGGAGATGAAAGAGAGACATGAAGCTGTGAATGAGATCAAGAGGAGTCTTAACAGGCTTCACCAAGTGTTTCTCGACATGGCTGTTCTTGTTGAGACGCAAGGAGATGGGGTTGATGATATTGAAGCTAACGTGGCTGTTGCTGGGAGCTTTGTGAGTGGAGGAACTAACAGCTTGTTCTATGCGaatcagatgaagaagaagaacaagaaatggGTTGTTTGGGGTTCGGTTTTGGGGGTGATTattcttcttgtgtgtttgatCGCCATGCTTGCTTCTCGTTGA